One part of the Deltaproteobacteria bacterium genome encodes these proteins:
- a CDS encoding DoxX family protein: protein MIGKFVSAYREYMILPLRLACGVVFIMHGYATLSHGYTMSIGASTVAPFLYLFGGLCLFLGFFTRYAALVMAVVTAFTLFTVHFGHGFFVGDNGYEYHLVLLAASITLMLAGSGRWSLEGRLGIKS, encoded by the coding sequence ATGATCGGCAAATTCGTATCTGCCTATCGGGAGTATATGATCCTCCCCTTACGGCTCGCTTGCGGGGTCGTATTCATCATGCATGGATACGCAACCCTGTCCCATGGATATACCATGTCGATTGGTGCATCGACCGTGGCCCCATTCCTGTACCTCTTCGGCGGATTGTGTCTCTTCCTCGGGTTTTTTACCCGATACGCCGCACTGGTGATGGCAGTGGTGACCGCGTTCACTCTCTTCACGGTGCACTTCGGCCATGGTTTCTTCGTGGGAGACAACGGCTACGAATACCACCTGGTCCTCCTGGCGGCATCAATCACATTGATGCTGGCCGGAAGCGGACGCTGGTCGCTGGAAGGAAGGCTGGGGATCAAGTCGTAA